From Desulfonatronum thiosulfatophilum, a single genomic window includes:
- the sfsA gene encoding DNA/RNA nuclease SfsA: MLLPDHLLSGTLVRRYNRFLADVQLDDDRIITAHTPNTGSMLGCSTPGMRVWLSRAENPKRKYGWTWEITEACPGTLVGIHTGRSNSLVWEALAAGKVTELSGYAPVRREVVVPLGRLDMLLEDSRGHTCYLEVKNVTAVDGHHAAIFPDAVSARASRHLEALAGMALTGHRAVIFFCVQRGDARCLSPADAIDPFYGQTLRRVVQQGVEALAWQARVEEREIFLEKPLPVVL, translated from the coding sequence ATGCTTCTTCCAGACCATCTTCTTTCCGGCACCCTGGTTCGGCGCTACAACCGTTTCCTGGCCGACGTGCAACTGGATGACGACCGGATCATCACCGCGCACACGCCGAACACCGGCTCCATGCTCGGATGCTCCACTCCTGGAATGCGGGTCTGGCTGAGCAGGGCGGAAAATCCCAAACGCAAGTACGGCTGGACCTGGGAGATCACCGAGGCCTGTCCGGGAACCCTAGTGGGAATCCATACCGGGCGGAGCAACTCCCTGGTCTGGGAGGCGCTGGCCGCGGGCAAGGTTACCGAACTGTCGGGATATGCACCTGTGCGCCGGGAGGTTGTGGTGCCCCTTGGCCGGTTGGACATGCTTCTTGAAGACTCCCGGGGACATACCTGCTATCTGGAAGTCAAGAACGTGACCGCCGTGGATGGTCACCATGCGGCGATCTTCCCGGATGCAGTCAGCGCGCGGGCTTCCCGGCACCTGGAAGCATTGGCAGGGATGGCTCTGACCGGACACCGGGCAGTGATATTTTTCTGCGTCCAGCGCGGGGATGCCCGATGCCTGTCTCCCGCGGACGCCATTGATCCCTTCTACGGACAGACGCTGCGGCGGGTCGTGCAACAGGGCGTCGAGGCTTTAGCCTGGCAGGCCAGGGTTGAAGAGCGGGAGATTTTTCTGGAAAAACCGCTGCCGGTGGTCCTGTAG
- a CDS encoding cupin domain-containing protein: protein MNEKIPMFHKGSVNEYFFKERCFITEWWNASEDDAVSVARVRVLPQVTTRLHRLRGIMERYIILEGQGLMEIDGGQPKVVAPGDVVLIPPGVPQRINNPGVSDLLFLAVCTPRFIPDAYEDMEEGWRQASCPARKIQFMSADVSET, encoded by the coding sequence ATGAACGAAAAAATACCTATGTTCCATAAAGGGTCGGTGAATGAATACTTTTTCAAGGAGCGTTGTTTCATCACCGAATGGTGGAATGCCTCCGAGGATGATGCCGTGTCCGTTGCCAGAGTGCGGGTTCTGCCCCAGGTAACCACGAGGTTGCACAGGCTGCGAGGCATCATGGAGCGTTACATCATCCTTGAGGGGCAGGGCTTGATGGAGATTGACGGAGGGCAGCCCAAAGTAGTGGCTCCCGGAGATGTGGTTCTGATCCCCCCGGGAGTGCCGCAACGCATCAACAATCCCGGCGTATCCGACCTCCTCTTTCTGGCCGTCTGCACTCCCAGGTTCATTCCGGATGCGTATGAGGATATGGAGGAAGGATGGAGACAGGCATCCTGCCCCGCGAGGAAAATTCAGTTCATGTCCGCCGACGTTTCGGAAACGTGA
- the rpiB gene encoding ribose 5-phosphate isomerase B: MDIRTVVIGSDHAGFDFKKIMTGHIRDLGYDVHDIGPTSTDSCDYPLMAGELCRVVLATHNPGILICGTGLGMSMAANRFPGIRASLCTNEFLARMARAHNNANVLCLGSRVLGSELAKSIVSVFLTTQFEGQRHQRRIDQLESLVSQH; this comes from the coding sequence ATGGACATCCGCACCGTCGTCATCGGCTCAGACCATGCCGGTTTTGATTTCAAAAAAATTATGACGGGTCATATTCGAGATCTGGGGTATGACGTGCACGACATCGGGCCGACCTCAACCGATTCCTGCGATTACCCTCTCATGGCCGGCGAACTGTGCCGTGTGGTGCTCGCCACGCACAATCCCGGCATCCTGATTTGCGGAACCGGGCTGGGCATGAGCATGGCCGCCAATCGGTTTCCGGGTATCCGCGCATCCCTGTGCACTAATGAATTTCTGGCCCGAATGGCCAGGGCCCACAACAACGCCAACGTGCTCTGCCTCGGCTCCAGGGTCTTGGGAAGTGAACTGGCCAAAAGCATTGTTTCCGTTTTTCTGACAACTCAATTCGAAGGCCAGCGCCATCAACGGCGCATAGACCAACTGGAGTCCCTGGTCTCACAGCATTAA
- a CDS encoding DEAD/DEAH box helicase: MSISSFEELGLSQEIMKSIQDMGFEEPSPIQSLAIPMLLEGRDVVGQAQTGTGKTVAFGIPILEKIEASNRNIQAIVLCPTRELAIQVAEELNSLAKYCRGISVLPVYGGQPIDRQFRALRQGVQVVIGTPGRVLDHIQRGTIKLDQIRIAVLDEADEMLDMGFREDIELILQGAPDERQTVLFSATMPQEILRLADTYLKDRVLAKVSQKMLTVPNIEQLFYEVPRGLRLEAMCRIIDVYNPKLSIVFSNTKRSVDQIVEHLQARGYLAEGLHGDMNQNQRDRVMAKFRTGNVEILVATDVAARGIDVDDVEAVFNFDIPSDVEYYVHRIGRTGRAGRTGRAFTFASGREFYKLKDIQRFTKSKMVQRSVPSVGDVEQAKTEKFLNQVKETMAQGGLEKQVRAVEHFLEIDQVSSLDMAAALLKMLMGPSRTSEEELISINEPSRGRFGDRSSERGAGDRFGGRPRDTGTQQGMTRLVINVGRNQNVEVRDVVGAIAGETGLSGRQIGKILMQDRQCFVEVPSEFAGEVIRVMDDNQIRGLRIKVQPAPAGGAAGDDQGPGRVRTIAARPFRTKKPGTGWRKGE, encoded by the coding sequence ATGTCGATCAGCAGCTTTGAAGAATTGGGTCTTTCCCAGGAAATCATGAAGTCCATTCAGGACATGGGGTTCGAGGAGCCGTCTCCGATCCAGTCCTTGGCCATCCCCATGCTCCTGGAAGGTCGGGACGTGGTCGGGCAGGCCCAGACCGGGACCGGCAAGACCGTGGCCTTCGGTATTCCCATCCTGGAGAAAATCGAGGCGTCCAACCGGAACATTCAGGCCATCGTACTTTGCCCGACCAGGGAACTTGCCATTCAGGTCGCCGAGGAGTTGAACTCTCTGGCCAAGTATTGCCGGGGAATTTCCGTGCTGCCGGTCTATGGCGGGCAGCCCATCGATCGTCAGTTCCGGGCCTTACGTCAGGGAGTGCAAGTGGTCATCGGCACGCCGGGCCGTGTTCTGGACCACATTCAGCGGGGAACCATCAAGCTGGATCAGATCCGGATCGCTGTTCTGGATGAGGCCGACGAGATGCTGGACATGGGCTTTCGAGAGGATATCGAACTGATCCTGCAGGGCGCACCGGATGAGCGCCAGACCGTGCTCTTTTCCGCGACAATGCCTCAGGAAATTCTGCGTCTCGCGGACACCTATCTCAAGGATCGGGTCCTGGCCAAGGTATCCCAGAAAATGCTCACGGTCCCCAATATTGAGCAATTGTTCTACGAGGTGCCGCGGGGGTTGCGTCTGGAAGCCATGTGCCGGATCATTGACGTCTACAACCCCAAGCTGAGCATTGTCTTTTCCAACACCAAGCGCAGCGTGGATCAGATCGTGGAGCATCTGCAGGCCCGGGGGTACTTGGCCGAGGGCCTGCACGGGGATATGAACCAGAACCAGCGGGACCGGGTCATGGCCAAGTTCCGGACCGGCAATGTCGAGATCCTCGTGGCCACGGACGTTGCCGCCAGGGGCATTGATGTGGATGACGTGGAAGCGGTTTTCAATTTCGATATTCCCAGCGACGTTGAATACTACGTTCACCGCATCGGCCGCACCGGCCGCGCCGGACGGACCGGCCGGGCCTTCACCTTTGCCTCGGGCCGTGAATTCTACAAGCTGAAGGACATTCAACGGTTCACCAAATCCAAGATGGTCCAGCGCAGCGTGCCGAGCGTGGGGGACGTGGAGCAGGCCAAGACGGAAAAATTTCTGAATCAGGTCAAGGAAACCATGGCCCAGGGCGGTTTAGAAAAGCAGGTGCGCGCCGTGGAACATTTTCTGGAGATCGATCAGGTTTCATCCCTGGATATGGCCGCGGCTCTGCTGAAGATGCTCATGGGGCCGTCAAGGACCAGCGAGGAGGAACTCATTTCAATCAATGAACCTTCACGTGGCCGGTTTGGTGATCGTTCCAGTGAACGGGGGGCGGGAGATCGATTCGGTGGTCGCCCCAGGGACACCGGCACGCAGCAGGGCATGACCCGGCTCGTGATCAACGTGGGTCGCAATCAGAACGTGGAGGTCCGGGACGTGGTCGGCGCCATTGCCGGAGAAACAGGCCTTTCCGGCCGACAGATCGGAAAGATCCTGATGCAGGACCGGCAATGTTTTGTCGAAGTGCCTTCCGAATTTGCCGGAGAGGTGATTCGGGTAATGGACGACAACCAGATCCGGGGCCTGCGAATCAAGGTGCAGCCAGCGCCTGCCGGAGGAGCGGCCGGCGATGACCAGGGCCCAGGCCGTGTCCGGACCATTGCCGCACGTCCTTTCCGGACCAAGAAACCGGGAACGGGCTGGAGAAAAGGGGAGTGA